The stretch of DNA AACAGGCCAATCGTACCAACAAGGAATGGACTCGTCACAACAACAAATGCATTCTCGACCTTTCCAACCCCATGGTCCACAATATATCGTTTCGATGGCGAGCGGGTGCCGTGGGTTTCCTAGTAGTGCGTTAAACTCGCTCTCCCCTTTTTCCTGTTCTTAGACTCATCTCTGTTCTCAGACTGGTTGTATTTTCGTTTTAAGTAATGGAAAGGGGGTTAGCCCGGTTCAAAAAAAATGGTCCACAATATATGCAGCAACAGCATATTCCAACTTCGACTAGCAATATATGTGGTGCCCGTATCTTCTTGCAAGATCTGGTTTCCAGCAATCTGGTTCCCAAGATCGTGGATACATAAAAAGGACAAACCCAGTGCTAGAAGCTCTGTGTGGTGAAGGATTATGCTCGTACAAGGCGAGCCCAGTGCAATGCAGCGAAAGTTCAACAGGCTAACGCTGACAGATGTCAAAGATGTTCATTGTTTCAGTCTGCACGAAATGTTCTTTCGGCTATAACACGCTTTGTCACCAGTGCAGTGCTCAGTATAATACAATTTGAAACGAGAACAAGGTGCAAGCATTTATCACAAATAACAAACATTGGCAATTTCCATTTGCCAGAATTCTAGACGCGAGCCATATCTCTCTTAAGAAAAAAACTTGCCCTCAGCTCGGGAAGTGAATCCTGGCATGTGACGACATCCCGTTGTTGATTTTGTCTCTGATCAACAACATCTCCGTCCATGTCCACTGACCTGGAAGCGTGTGCTTGCACTTATCACACCCTGGATTTCTATATAGGTTCATGGCCTCCAGGTTCACCGCTGCCTCCATGACATTTCTGGCATACCTCATGAATTTGTCTTCTGCCTGAAACCCATAGATCCTGAGCTCAGCCAGATTGTGGTGCTTGAAATCAGGGGAAGATGGTTCCCACTCTAGTCCTTTGTCCTTCTTCTCGCTATACGTAAACCTCTTCCTCACCTCCCCGGTTGTCACTTCACATAAATGATCCCTCACCTGCATTCAATCAGGTCAAGAATTCCAAACTGGTGTCTGAACTTCGAAAAGAGAGAGCTCGCTTTGCATATTCAACATGAGGTGGAATAAAAATGAGAAATGAAAATCGGATTTTACCATGATGCATAGTTCCTTAAGGGCGGGTGCACCTTGGAGTATGAACATCGTCCAAGTCAAATCACATTCTTCAGAAATGTTGATCAAATTCACAAGCCTTAGTTTGTGGAACACCGGTAGCAATTGCTTTCGACCTTCTGGTTTCACCCAAATCTGCAAAAGAGGGGGATAATGCAGAAGTATGTTTACCAAAAATAATGACTACAACCTCTCCACAACACACAACACTCGGACAACATTGTGGGCCTCCACTAACCTTTTCACATTTGAAGTTCAAATGGAGGATGCTTATGGCGGTCTTACCCAGCAACTCGCTTAACTTGAGCATCTTGTGCTGCGAAAGACCAGTATTAATGATGGTCACAGTCTGAAGCAGTGGGACATAGCCCAGACAGAAGGGGTCTTCTGGAGACATAAAAGCATTAAATTTCAGAATTGTGAGCTTTGGTACACACTTCAGATCAACCCTCTTAATACTGCTACAAAAAATCAGTAATTCACGGAGCTGTTCGTGTTCCACTTCCAGCAAAGACATATTCCCCGCATCACACTGTTGGAGACGGAGGAACTCCAGTTGATTGTAAATACTGAAAATTTTGGGGAAGTCTGATTCACCCAACCTCAAATTCTCTAGCGTGAGGCGTGCAAGACCACCAAATGTGTTTGGACACGAACCATAGAATGACATGAACTGCCTCCCATAAGTGAGCAGTTCATCAACAGAACAATTTCTGCGCACCTTCGTCATGATTGTAAACTCGACTGAAGCGACCTTTTGTGTTGCTGTGGTGTTGGCAACAGTCTGGCCAATGAAAACAGACTCATCTCCCAAGTAGAATTGCATGCACAACAGGTGAATGGTGGATAGACTCCCAGCCCTCCTTCCCAGTATGCACCTAGCAGCTTCCAGCACGGTGGTGTTGGCCCGAACTATATCATCTGAGGTTATCTTCCTCCTTTCGTGCTTGGGCTCAAAAGAACCAGCCACAATAACAATCTTTGAGAGTATCGCAGGGATCTGTTTCCAACGTGGGGAGAGGATGGTGGTTCGTGCAGCATCAGCGATATCAAGTCGCTCCACAATGTTGAGCAAAacgtcatcaggcaacttgctgagcctatcaacttcactgtcctccTACATTTGATATGGAGACAAATCAGAGTTGGTTTCTTACTAGTCACATCACCGGCGCAATTTTAATATTTTCCACAAACAACGATATAATTTACAAACTTCCCCACAAGAAGAGCAATTATAATTATAGATTTTTTTGTACTTCCCCACAGAGAGACGCAATTTTGACTGTACAATTTTGATTAGACAGTCTTTATACTTCCGAGAGAAAAAACACAATTGTGATTATACTTCTATATACTTTCCAATAGAATGAGGCGATCTTGATATTTCCCCACAAAAAGGTTAAATTTTGACCAAGAATTATGATTATGATTCCTACTTCTTTTTGCTCCTTTTTCTTTGTTGCGGTGCTGTTGTAAGAGGATCTATTTCTGATATATGAAGGCAAAAAAGGAGCATGAGGACGAACTCACCGTCATGTCGAGGGAGGATTTGCCGAGGCCGTTCTGGCAGCCGTTTGCCTGGGAAGAGAGCTGATCGTCTCCTCTTCAAACTGATACTAGATCATCAAAGACGcgcgttgccgcgtccgtccatttTTTCAATAAAATGATAGGTAATTAGTAAAATATATGTTAGTGTAAGTCATTTTTTAAAATTAGTTTTGGGTGAATATTGTATAAGCAAGTTAGTACGCATTACTTTGTGGTTCAATTTAGTAAGTGAATATTAGAATTCAGAGACAAgtcaaataaaaataataattatatAAATTATAACAGACTCCTTTGAAAACTCATAAAACAAAAGGTCACTCTCGACTTTACGCAAAATCAGCTTCAAGTGACTATCAAACATTTCACATGCCTTAATATTTTATGTGTCATACTACCAGATCAAGCAGACAACTACACAAGACCTTGAACACGTAAACAATCATAGATCATCAAAACTTTGATGTTGATCTACCGATCAGTCACACTGCCCAAGGATCAAAGTAAGACGGTCTTCCTGACCTGCCATCAAAGAATAATGAGGTAGATGAGATCGTATAAATCAAGACAGGATATTGTTTTCAAAAATAATGGAAGTGTACTTCTCATTTTTCATTTTTGATAAAGGGCGATTTTATTATctcaaatgtagcatcaagcggatacaaaacattatgagtaacacccggcctctacataactaggatgcacacagccattaTCCTCTGGGTGTGAACATGAACTGAACAGTTACCTGCCATTTGCTTTGACATCAGGTTTAGTTGTACCAGCATCTATGCATTCAGAAGTCAAGAGATTGATATAATTAGTTTGAATGAGTGCACGTGTGTTTCACCAGCTAAAGATAACTACAAAATCTTTCAAGAAGTAAAAAAGAGATGGACTACACATACAACTATTGGTAGCCCCTTGCACTTTCTACTTGTTCAATTAAGCATTATTTGGCAAGTCTCAACAGAAGCACTGCAGCTAGTGCGGCAGGGAACTTCAAATGAAAAATTGGGAACATAGAAAGTAGTGCATCACCTTCCAGATGGTTAATGCCTAAACTTTCTAATGCAACAGAATCAGCAAAACACCTGCATTTTTGTGAGCACAAAGAACAATATCAATAAACCCAAACAAATTCTAAAAATGAAGGAAGAATTGGGGGAAGAGGAGATGCATGAAGGAGAGACAATTGGAACGAATTGGAGACCTGAACATCACCCATCGCTGCTGGAGATTGGTTTGCAAGAGTGGGGAGAGTGGGAAAGGAGCATCGGCAAGTCGGGGTTATATGGTGTGCGTTAATTGAATGTAGATGTAGAATATGAGTCGCCATATGTAACTGACCAGTAATCAATGGCCGGACCATCGACTGCTATTTATGGGTGATTAATCTCTGAATCAATATTCTTGAAGGAGAGGAGAGAAGTTACCAGTACGCGAGGCGTCTGCCATTATCTCCCTCCCCCGCACCTTGACTCCGTAGCACACCTCTACAACGCGCTGGATTGGATCGGCTAGACGCGGATCCCGCTCCTCCGGTCGCTGGGATCGACCGGATGGACTCGGCTTGACCTGGATCCCGCTCCTCCGGTCGCTGCGATCGACTGGATGGACTCGATCCCATCCCTGACCTCAGGTTAACCGACGCACCCCGGCGGTCTTCACTGGATGGAACCGGCTGCCCCTCTCTGCGGCTTGATTCCGTAGTGGAATCGATGCGGTCCCGTTCCCCTCGGCCTCGGTCGGGACTCGATGAGGGTTCGCGAGCATTTTTTTTAGCGATTGGGTTCACGAGTAAATGGAGCTGACGCGGTCGCTCGTAGGCCTCCCTCCTTCCAATGGGCTGCCGGCTCGCCAAAGGCCCAATGCATCAGAGGAGTCTGTTTCGGCCGGTGGAGTAGCAGCCCACAGGACAGCTGGCCCAGTTTACACAGATTGCGAAACAGACTGCCTTAAACACGAAATCTGACGGCCAGAAACTCCCAGATCAATAAAACGGACGACCAAAAACCCAAATCGCTGTGAGGGCAGGGATTAGGTGCGATTATACTGTCCTTAATATACAGTAGCTGCTAGGTTTCCGCCACCAATGGAAACTTGGAGACTGAATTCGAAAGAGGGCCTGTTTCTGATTGTAATCCGGAAAGGACTGCTTTTGATTCTTGATTGCTACTATAAAAAGGGAGCCGCTTCGATTGCTTGATTGCTTCGATTGCCGGTCGCAGCTCGGAAAGGAGTTGCTGTGCTGCTGCTACTTGGATTGGGGACTGCAGCTCCCAAAGGGAGAGCTGCTTATTTGGGCGCCTCTTCTCAAGCACCGGTGGATCCTCATTCGAGGCatccgacggcgacggagacggcgacggcgagAGAGTGGAGATGGGCGCACGGCAGGCAGCGGTGAGACCCTAGATCTTTTTTTTTTAGTCGATCGGTGAGGACCAAATTATATATGGCGGCCTGTGATGGAAGAATGGTGGCACGGATGGGCTAAAGGCCCAACCAGCTTTTCCTGTTGCAGGCTTGCAGTAGCCCGGCCACCCCGCGAGAACTATATTTCGGGTACAGTGAGATTTGTCTAAAAAAAAAGGCACAGTGAGATTTGCCTAAAAAAAAGGTTACAGTGTGATGGAAGGATCTTTGTATCGTTCAATTTTATCGGACGTCGCGGAAGGGACAGATAGAAGGGAGCCATTTGTCGCAATCtgtgaattttttttctttttcttgtaaaTTCGTTTATTTTAACCATTTTATCTTTTAAACCATGAGTTTTCTCTTTTCGGAATCCGTTTTCAAGAGGCACagtcgtgcctctcacggaagcaaatatGTGGCTCTCGTGAAGCAAAATCATACCTCtcacggaagaagaagaagaagaagaagaagaagaagaagaagagaaaatgcGTTATTTTCTGCTCAAACTATTTTTTTCCCAGAAAAACATTTTTCGAAAAGCTAAGAAATACCCGTGGAAAACCAAAAAGTCAAAAAAATACCGGAAAGAAAACCATCTAAAAAGCAGAAAACGCGTgcggaatttttttaaaaaaaatccgaagAAAGCGCGCCATCTCAGCCCACCCCATGTGATCGTtgggaggctcccgaaggagcgctcctcAACTAATTGCTCTTCtgttcggcgccttaagcgcccgaacAATAAGCTGGCGCCCACGCGCGCCCACCTCATCACCTCATGGGCCGCCCCATGATGGACGCGCAACGTAGTCAAAATGTCTCGCAAAAACACACACAGAAGGTGCGGGTACCAGGACTCAAACCTGCGCCATGCCAGGACAACTAACAAAGTGTTTTGCTAACCACCAGTGCTGCTAAGGGCATGGGCTGTAAGCGAGGCTATGTGCCTCTGTATTCGAGGCACTTCCTTCGAAGATGAAAAGGCAATCCTGGAACTCCGATTATGTGATCCTGATCTCGCGAATGATATGATCGTGCTTGCGGGCGCTGCCCTCCTTGATATCTGATACCACTTCCTTACAGCCCGAGGCAATGACTATGCACATTTGCAAGAGATCAGTCGCCAAAGCCACGGCCTCACGACAAGCGAGAGCCCCTGGGCAGGGCGGATCAGTTACCTCGGCGAAAACCAGGGCCGAGGCCCCAAGGAAATTTCTGCCACTGTCTCTATAGATAGCACTTACTGAACTGTTGCTTGAAGACTTAGAAACGATGCTATCCACTTCGTTGACCCTGTAGGAGGATGCAGTCCAACGAGTGATAGTAGGCTGGATGTTGGTCGCTTGATGTTGTGGGGTAGTTGGTTTGCCATGGTGATTTCTCCAATGAAACGTCTTGCACGAACTCTTGTGCGGCGCTCGGGCTCTCGAACTCATGTTCATCAGTTCATGTATAGTTTTCCGCCTCGCATGCCAAATTACCCCATGTGTGACTAGCACACAAATGAAATCATGGTGCGGTAGTAGTTCCACCAGAGAAAAAAAATCCATCGTTTTGCATCCAGTTCTCTTGTTTGCTGCATTGCATGCACTAACTATTGATCTAGAGCCCAAACACAGCGGGACATGGTGCATTCCAGTAGTGAGTGCCGCCATGAGTCCTCCCTCCTCTGCCCCATACAGTATGCAGGTGCTACAAACAACCATGTTGCGGTGATGAAGCAGGTCGGTTGAAGGAATAGATTGTTGAGCCAAACGTCAAAGGAAGACTCTAATCTTTGAAGGCACTTGCACCTTCCAAAGATTGCACCAAGAGCGTTGTTCACCCTCAGCGTTTGACGAATCAACACGTCCCTCCAGCCATGCCTCACGTAGGTGTTTTGTCGATAATATCATCCGGTAAGCCGATCTAACCGAAAAGATGCCCCTTGGTCATAGTTTCATGCCCAGAAATCATCGAACGCCCTTGTGCACAAAGCGATAGATAGAATTGCCTCGGCATCAATGGATATGAAAGTGCTGTGAATCAACTCCTTGTTGCAGTTGCCCGTTTTTCTTAAGGTGAGCTCGCTGACTAGTTCAGGTGGAGCGTGAGGCTAGTGATTGGACACATATTGTATTCCCTGGATAACCAATTTTCTCTTCATATATTTATTGTTTGACCATTTCCCACCCTGCGGATCAGACCTTGAGCCAACATGTCTTTCCCTTTCATTATCGCCCTCCACACATGAGAGGGTGTCTTACCAACTTGGGCTTGCATAAAATCGGACCGAGGAAAATACCTTGCCTTAAGAATATGTGCACTGAGGTACTTTGGTTCTTGTAGAATACACCACGCCAAAAAAAGCCAATAAAGCAAGATTAAATAGTTCTATATCTCTGAAGCCCAGACCTCCCAATTTTTTCAGCTTTGTCATGACATCTCAGGAGACCCAGCTGTCCTTTCTCTCACCTTGCTTATATACACTTTTTTCATATTTTTTAGAATATATACACGTTTTTCCAAAGTACATATTTGTTTCCACGTGGGCCAAATTTCCGGGTGGGCCGAAATTCAACCCAACTTGATACCGCGGCGGCTACGCAGCCTTCTTCTAtcccaaaaagaaaaaaacgcAGCCTCCAGTCCTCCACCTTGAACTCCGGCGCCCCGTTCCGCCGAAGCCGCGGGCCTCCAGCCACCGCCGCCGACCATAAGCTCCACCAGCCCCCGAGAAACCCCAGCGAGTGGCTGGTCATGGGTTGCTTCTGTGACTCCCGCCCGCGTCGCGCGCAGGATTACATCAAGATGGTGGTGCCGCCGCAGTTCATGGCCGACAGGCCGAGTGAGGCTCCGATCTCGTGGTCATCAACCAAGTGCGCGGAAACCCTACCCCTCCACGTTAATCTTgtcgatgccatggccattgtcaaCTGCCCTAAGGATCCTTCCCTTTTGGTGGATCTGCAAATGTGCACATGGAGTTTGCAGTTTGCAGTTTGCTACTCAGGTAACATCTCCCGGCACAAGAATGATGCACCAAGGCTGTCGGTGCGAGATCAGGTGATGCAAACGCAGAGGTGATTCTCCCCTACTGCTGGCCTTGTAGCTGAACACTGACGTATCTTCAGTATATGACCATCGTTTCGGTTTGCAGAGGCTCAACTGTCGTTCTCGGCCAACGCACAAGGCAGAACAGTAGAGGGCATATGATTTGTAAAAATCTACCTCTCAAAATTCCTTTGGATTATGTCTGCCGCTCGAACTGATTAGGACTTACTCTTGCAGATCGCTCCACTGCTCAAAATCCCGTTTTTGATGAAGTTTCGCCTTCAGAGAACCAACCCTTATAGTACCTCTTAAGGTACTATGCTGTATGTAAAATCTTATGTGTTTGGTACTTTGCATACCTGAGCTTATGGTGGTAGGACATTATCTTTTGACATGTAACACAGCTTAAGatttttcatgttaatcggaagaaGTAACACCCAATTTTGTTTAGAAAGGGCGCTGTAAAAACGCTTGGTTTTTGTTTGTAAGTGCACTGTAATTTTTTGCTAGGACTTATGTGCAACGTCCCTCCTCAATTAGTGGTGGCTCGTGTCTTTCCTATGCATGATTGTGGTTGATTTTGCACCACATTGGACTTTTTACGAGTCTTGGACAGCATATACAAAAAAGAGAATGGTGTGATTTTTTGGTGTTACATTATGAACAAAGCAAGGATAGAAACCTAATTGAGTTATCTTGTCCGTGTGTGTCCTGTCCTATGTGGTGTTGGCGCTTTTTTGTGTATCTTTTGGTGTTACTCCCAAAGGGGGAGCTGCTTATTTGGTCGCCTGTTCGCAAGCAGCAGTGGATCCTCATTCGAGGCATCCGACGGCGATTGCGACGGCGAGAGGGGGGAGATCGGCGCACGGCAGGCGGTGGCGCATAACTGACACCCGATCCCCTTTGCTCTCTGGTGGAAccctagtttttttctttttcttttgacaagatggtggaaccctaggtgggaggGGGCGGCGTGGAAGGGAGGATCGCCATTTATATGTGCCGTCTGCTGCGATGGGCGAATGATGGGCTAAGGCCCATTGTTCCTGACGTGAGGCCGAGCTGGGCCGAGCGGTGGATGGCGGTGGGGGAGATGAGTAGTCCAGTCCAATGTTACTGACTTTGTATGTGTATGTAGAAGCTCATAGATTAGCCAGATTTGCTCTTAAATGTGAACATTATCCCACTCTATGTGGTCTTTAATCAATAAAGATTAGGCCTTACCCCCAAAAAAATGCATCACACTTTGTTGATGCCAGCTTTTTGGCTGATTCTAATGAAGGTGCAACTGGGCCGATTCTAATctactcctccgttcctaaatatttgtctttctagaggtttcaacaagtgactacatacggagcaaaatgagtgaatctacactttaaaatatgtctatatacatccgtatgtggtaaccatttgaaatctctaaaaagacaaatatttaggaacggagggagtaattgcgaGTATTAATAAAAAGAATCCTCATCTTACCCGCCTGAGATCAGAGAATCCATTGCATTCCGTAGAGTTGCATAGTGCGTAGCCATTCACTTTCATCTGCACACACAATCCAAGACTCAGAAATAGAGCTGAAATATTATTTCAGCATCATTGGAAAACAACGGTTCCTAAAATTCTGAATTCATCCAGGGCAGGAACTAGTTTAGCATGCccactccataaacaagaaacaacaTAGTAGCATTTAAACATATCAACAGCCTGTCACTGCCTAAGAGACAAATGACCACAGACAGAAAGGTTCGCTCGCAATTAATGCAAGAACAGCTAATTGGAAAGCAATAGTCATATTTCTAATCCTCcaagctaccatcaaataaagttgACTACATATTTGATCCCTCACTTAACCAAAATTGTAAAAATATACAAGTTCTTTATTTATCAAGGAAATGGTTTCCTTGGGGCAAAATGCTGACTTACCAGAAGAATGATCGATCCACAAACTTCCTTGCTTGATCCTGCAAAAGAATATCATGTAGCTGACAGAGATCAAGAGGTATTACACTaggaaaactaaattagatcataaaCAGTGCTCACAGAAGTGGGAAGATTAGCAGTGTGAGAGTGCTCATCTCCTGATATCATTTCAACAGCTATTTGATGGCCATCTGGTGATTCAGACTCAAGAAGGCAAATTATGTAGTGGGATTGATCAACTATACCTGCCATGTGTGAAGTTTTAGAACAAGAGTTAGAACTAAGAGCATAATAAGATTATTATGCGTGCACAAGAAGAAACAAACCCACCTCTACAGAAATACTGCACGGTGAAAAACAAGTCTTCTAATGTTTCGACTATTTTGCATTCTCCTAGTTGGATAGCTTGTTCAAAGCCACTGACAGTATCTTCAGTCCTACAAGTCTACCCACTGATACTATCTTCAAGGTCAGCGGCCGAATCCCACCTTACAAAAATCAAACCTTACATCCTACCTAAGGCATCACCTAAACCACATTCCTCCTACTCCTGCATCTACACTACTCCGCACGAGCTACACATTCTCCTCCGTGCAACGGGAGCTGTTCATCAGGTCGTCAGACACTAATCTACCTCCTCCAATGAGTTAGTTTGCAGATGCAAAATAAAGGTCATTCTCCTACTCTTCTAAAACTTGAAgtccatcttcttgctcttcttGCTCCCTTCCCCGCCGATCTTCCCCCTCCTCTTCCTCTAGCCCGCGCTCTCTCCCTCCTCCCATAACTCCCTGCACCTGTCAACCGAAACACATAGGTAGGTAACCAAAACATGCCGCACCATGCATATTATCCCTGCACTCTGTAGCAGAAAATGGCCGGTGAGACGGTCTTTTACTTTGCCACCAGAGTGTCGTGCACGGCGTCAAGCTGGTCAAGGTGGATGGTGACGTCCACTCTCTCCAGCCCCTGGTTCTTAAGCAGCAAAGACTAAATATCAGGCAAGGAACATGTTTAAATAACACGTGACAACAACTACACTGCACGTTTATCGTTTATCTTGTGCTCCCACCAGCACGTACCTGTGATTAACGCGAGAATGCGCATGCAGCTTGTGAGTTGTGACTTTATGGCTGACAAGCTAAGCATGAATCGAGGGAGGACTGCATGATAGGGGTTTGGTTAGGAAAGCATTCATACGCATGGTTGTGCCCCCGGCAGAGGCGGTCTTTTCTTCCTTCTGTTCAAGAACCTACAGAGGGAGGAAAGAGCAAACTGACGGTTATCAGCACCGACTAGCAAACTTAACAGGGAGCACTATGTTAATTACCAATAACTTGATGATCAATACCACTTTTCTTTCTCGGACACAGAGAGCACATTACATCACCTGGTATAATGGCCTTTCTGCCTGGTTATTATCTGCTTCCTTCATCGATGGCTGCCGAAGGTCAATGACATCAGGTGTTTCCATGCCAGCTGGAGTACTGTCACAGCAACAAGGACAAGCGAATACCTAGTGTCTACTGCACTATTAAATTGGAAAATAAAATGGCAACTGACAGTAGAATAACACACGTATAGACAATTACCTTAAGATGGTGTCAAACAGAGTGAATGCCTTCTACTATTTCCCCATCTTCcagttcctcctcttcttcctcttgttgAGTGCCTTCTACTATTTCCCCATCTtccagctcctcctcctcttcttccttttgccTATGCCTTCCACTATTTCCCCAACTTCCAGTCCCCCCCNNNNNNNNNNNNNNNNNNNNNNNNNNNNNNNNNNNNNNNNNNNNNNNNNNNNNNNNNNNNNNNNNNNNNNNNNNNNNNNNNNNNNNNNNNNNNNNNNNNNNNNNNNNNNNNNNNNNNNNNNNNNNNNNNNNNNNNNNNNNNNNNNNNNNNNNNNNNNNNNNNNNNNNNNNNNNNNNNNNNNNNNNNNNNNNNNNNNNNNNNNNNNNNNNNNNNNNNNNNNNNNNNNNNNNNNNNNNNNNNNNNNNNNNNNNNNNNNNNNNNNNNNNNNNNNNNNNNNNNNNNNNNNNNNNNNNNNNNNNNNNNNNNNNNNNNNNNNNNNNNNNNNNNNNNNNNNNNNNNNNNNNNNNNNNNNNNNNNNNNNNNNNNNNNNNNNNNNNNNNNNNNNNNNNNNNNNNNNNNNNNNNNNNNNNNNNNNNNNNNNNNNNNNNNNNNNNNNNNNNNGCTTCGTCTATTTCCCCGTCTTCCTCCagttcctcctcctcttctacgtCTTCCCGAATAGCTTCTTCTATTTAACCATCTTCCTCTTCCTGAGTGCCTTCTTCTTCTATTTCCCCATCTTCCAGTACCTCTTCCTCTTTTAGAATGCTTTTTTCTATTTTCCCATCTTCCGGTTCCTTCTCTTCTTCGTCCAATTCCTCTCCCTACATAATTGCAGGAGAAATTGGATCTTTTGCCCCACTTTACTTCTCCATAAGAtcatttgcccccccccccctgagAGGCTACCGGGTGGGGCCCGGGGCCACTGTCATTGAGACAATCACAGGGCAAATCATCCAACCCCTTGTAAAGTGGGGCAAATCATCCAATCCCCCATAATTGCAGAAAGCAAATGTTAGTTCTGCTCAAGAGAAACCATACTGCAATGCGACTAACTTAATTTACAAGGTTCATCGTGATGCAGGAATCCAAAAACATTTTCATATACTGGGTTGGGTGCCTATGCAgttggaaagaaacaatagcaggtTTACAAAGGAAATGTAGCAATTATTAGATGGTGTAAAACGAAACTTTTTAATAGGTAAGTTACCTGTCACTTGGAGGCTTTCCCAATTCCCCAGGTCCATCACCAATACTGCCGCCTGATGACACGGTTTATCTTGAGCTGCCACCAGCACATACCTGCAAGGTGAGGCCATGCGGCGTGTGACTTTTATGGTTGACAAACTATATGGGAATCGAGGGAGAACTACGCGATAGGTTTGGCTAGGGAAGCATATGGGTGGTTCGACGCGAAC from Triticum dicoccoides isolate Atlit2015 ecotype Zavitan chromosome 6A, WEW_v2.0, whole genome shotgun sequence encodes:
- the LOC119314761 gene encoding uncharacterized protein LOC119314761: MTKVRRNCSVDELLTYGRQFMSFYGSCPNTFGGLARLTLENLRLGESDFPKIFSIYNQLEFLRLQQCDAGNMSLLEVEHEQLRELLIFCSSIKRVDLKCVPKLTILKFNAFMSPEDPFCLGYVPLLQTVTIINTGLSQHKMLKLSELLGKTAISILHLNFKCEKIWVKPEGRKQLLPVFHKLRLVNLINISEECDLTWTMFILQGAPALKELCIMVRDHLCEVTTGEVRKRFTYSEKKDKGLEWEPSSPDFKHHNLAELRIYGFQAEDKFMRYARNVMEAAVNLEAMNLYRNPGCDKCKHTLPGQWTWTEMLLIRDKINNGMSSHARIHFPS